Below is a window of Bacteroidota bacterium DNA.
GCTGCATTATTCAAACAACCATCACCACAATTTCCGATTCCCATTCCTGCTTCCGTTGCACTGATGAACCAGTCATTGGCAGAAGTTCCATTGGCAGAAGGAAGAGACATTGTCCATGCCCCGTTAACTCCGGTGTACGATGCTACGTTTTGATTTTGGTTGCAGCCGGTTGCGAAATCCTCTGTCCAGAAAACCTGTGCTGAAGTTTTTCCGAAGCATGCGGATAAAAACATCACACATACTAACCTTCTTAAAAAACAAAAGTAACCGTGCCCCATATTCATTGATTTGCCTCCTCCAAAATAGGAAAAATATATAAATCCTCAATGAAGTTTTAATAAAAAATCCATCACGTCCACATCATCGGCATAATTCCAGGGAAGTGTTTGCTGCGCAGTACCGAACGGAATAGTCGCCAATCCCGTAAGTGAACCGGAAACGATGCATTGGATCAGTTCGCGACCGGCTCCCAGTTTTTTTTCAAGTTCAGGGAACGAAGAATAATTTTCGTAGAACAATACACCGGCAGGGGAAGAAATTCCGATATCATTTTTCAGGACAAGAAAATTATTGTCGAGGAGTTTTTCATTGTTGAGCAGGTAGATCGTTTTGTGGTAATCATAATTATTCATGTATTTGCTGCAAGCCATCATCGCTTCTCCCCGATCAACGATCGATTCAAAGAACAATGAAAAATCGTATTCTTCCGGAACAAAAATTTTGGAAACACTTCTGCAACCCAAACCGAAATACCTGAAAACATCTTCACCCAGCAGTTGGAGTTCGGTTTCTGTTTCATTCCCATTCAGCACTGCAATTCCATTCCTGTTCCTGCGGATGATATGCGGATATTCCGAAAAATAATGTTCGAAGTAGCGGGAAGAATTGTTGCTTCCCGTAGCAATGACTGCATCGGCGGAAGAAATTTTTTTTTCGGTGAAACTGATCTTCGCAGCAAGCGACGGATCGATCTCCGCAAGCAATTCAACGAGAGCCGGCAAAAGAATTTTATCATTGGAAGATAATTTCCCGGTGAAAATATTTCCGCTCAACAGCACACAAAGCAGGTCATCAAAACCGGCGAATGGAATATTCCCGGCAAGGATCACCACAATATTTTTCGACGGAATATTTTCATTCCCTGAATAATTCTTCAGCCATTTTTCTATCGTTTCCTTTTTCAAACAAGTTGCGATGCAATTAAGCCGGTGAAGAATATTCTCTTTCGTGAACCATCCGTTTATCTGGTGATAATTTTCTGCGAGCGACAACAATTTTTTCTGCGCCGGAGTAGCCGTATTTTGCTCCATCACGTTCTTTACCGCCGAACTCCATTGGTCAATTGAACCGATCCGCTGCCGCATGCTGTGCCTTCTTTTTAATTAATTTTGTAGTGAGCAAAACTACAAAGAGCGCATTTAATATGGCTATTAAAATAACAGATGAATGTATTAATTGCGGGGCGTGCGAACCGGAGTGTCCGAATAATGCTATTTATGAAGGCGGCGCCGAGTGGAGATTCGCAGACGGTACATCACTGAAAGGAATGGTCACTTCCAAAAACGGAACGAATGCAGATGCAGACAGCGCACAAACGCCCGTTTCAATGGATCTCTATTACATTGTTCCGGACAAATGCACCGAGTGTAAAGGATTTCACGATGAGCCGCAATGTGCAGCTGTGTGTCCCGTGGATTGTTGTGTGGATGATGAGGATCACCGGGAAACACCTGAAGAATTGCTTGCAAAAAAACAATGGCTTCATTTGTAAAATGTTAATTTTCTCCAATGCCATTCGCAAAAAAACAGGGTGGCATTTTTATTGAATGCACTATTTGTCCCGGTTGTTCGTTAAATATTTAGCATGAAACGTCTCCTGTTTGCTGTATTTGTTTTTTTACCCTTCCTTGTTTTTTCCAAACCATCGGAGAATAAAAATCTTATTGCGCTGGAAGATTCATTGCAGAAATACGGCCCGAAAATCTTCACAGGGTTTGATAAGGATAAATTTCCTGCGAATGAAAAATTCCTGGGCTTCATGCGGCAGGCGCTCAACAGCGAGGGGGCTTTCGATTATCCTTTCGATTCTCTTCCTTTCATTGCGCGGCTTACTGCTCCTGATAACGCATTCCGGATTTTCAACTGGAATCTTCCCAAGGACGACGGAACGCATTCTTATTTCTGTTTCATGCTTGTGAATGATGCGAAGATCACCGAAAACAAACATGGCTCGAAGAAAAAAAAGACATTCACACTTTACGAACTTGCTGACCATTCTGATGAGATCAGGAACCCGGAACTTTCTACACTATCTGCCGACAAATGGTACGGGGCTCTTTATTACAAGATCATTCTCACCAAAGACCATAAAAAAAATTATTACACGCTTCTTGCATGGGATGGCAACACTCCGCTCACCTGGAAAAAAATAATTGAAGTGGTTACGTTTGGAAAAGAGGGTGAACCTATTTTCGGTGAGAAAAATATTTTTTCGCGCGGGAAGCGCTCGTGCAAGCGCGTGATCTTTGAATTCAGGGCGGAACTGATCATGACTCTTCACTGGGAAGATGATAATAATCGTATCGTGTACGATCATCTGGCGCCGGAAGTGGACAATGCACAGGGAATGTATCAATACTATAGCCAATCATTCACATACGATTCTTTTGTGTGGAAAAAAGGAAAATGGCTGGAGGTGGACGGAGTGAAAGTTGAAAATCCGAAATCAAAAGAGGACGATCATTATCACGCGCCGCAGGGAGATCAGAATCCGCATTGACAGTAAGCAGCAGGCAGTGCTTAAGAATTTCTTCATCAGTAATTCGGATATTCCATTCGCAATTCGTTCCCCGAGCGCGGGCATGCGCGCGTTGCGTTAACAAGTTTTATCAATCAAACAAAACACAATTTATGGAATGAGCGTTTGTACTTCATCGTCCTTACAAACTTAAAAACGCTATACCATGAAAACCGCGCTCCTTCCTTTGGCCTTTTTCTCCCTGTTCATTTTTTCCTGCGGAGAAGGCGATCATTCACCGAACAGAAATGTTTCCGGCGTAAATGTAAAATTGGATTCTTCTTCGAAAACAAATCGCTTCGTTCCTTATAAGAACAATGTATTTCAAACACAAAATGGCAAGGACAGAAGTACTATGTATACCGACCAAACGGAAATTTCAAATAAACCTTCCGATCAGCAGCAAAACATTATCAATAGCGGAATTGCTGATGAAAATAATTTCAAAGCATACTTCACCACGTCTGCTGCGCGCGTAAACAAACTCGACAGCACGCATCGTTTCATCCGCACTGCAGATATAAAATTCCGCGCGAAAGATGTGGCAAATGCAACTTACGACGTGGAAGACATTACCACACATTTCGGCGGCTATGTTGCCGACACGAAATTGCAGAGTGAAATGACCAGCAATACGATTATTCCCGTGAGCGCCGATTCTTCTTTGCAGACCATTCATTATGTCGTGAGTAACCAGGTCACACTCCGCGTTCCTTATCGAAAACTGGATTCGCTGCTGAGATCGCTCGTGCCACTGGTAGATTATCTCGATTACCGCAATGTGAATACGAACGATATTACACTCGATCTGCTGGCGAATGATCTTGCGCAGAAAAGAATTTCAAATTACAATGCACGCCTTGCAAGTGACATCGACAATAAAGGATCGAAACTTCCGGATGTGCAATCGGCGGAAGATGCTTTATTGCAACAGCAGGAAAATTCCGATAATTCTCTGGTAGAAAATCTCCGCATGCAGGATCGCATCGATTACAGCACGGTCACGCTGAATATTTATCAGCCGGAAACCGTTCGACAGGATCTCATCAAACGTGAAAAAACGGTGGATGCTTATGAGCCATCATTCGGAAACCGTATCGGTGAATCGTTTGGCGGCGGATGGAAAGGCCTGCAGGTTTTCATTACCGCGATCGTGATCTTATGGCCGGTGTGGATATTCGGAGCGGCGTTCTTCTTCGGATTGAAGTATCTACTGAACAGGAAAAGATCTGCGAAGTAATTCATCCCGATATTTATCGGGACAATAATTCAATAATTCAAAGATTGATAAGAAGTCATTTTAAAAGTTTTGAAAAATTTATTCTTAAGTAAATAATTTTTGAATCTTTGAATTAATGTCGTGGAAATCTGAAATCGGCGGATTTAAAAATTATCTCAAGCTGGAACGTTCGCTTTCGCCGAATTCCATTGAGAGTTACCTGCATGATGTGAATAAACTCGTGCAGTTTCTCGAATACAGGAAAATTTCTGCTTCGCCTTCGGAAATCAAAACGGAACATATCGCTGAATTTCTGAAGTGGATAAATGAGCTCGGCATGCAAGCTACTTCCCAGTCCCGCATACTTTCCGGACTCCGCACATTTTACAGTTACCTGCTTCTTGAAAATATGGTTCAGGAAGATCCAACCGACCTCGTGGATGCCCCGAGAATTGCAAGAAAACTTCCGGATGTTTTATCGGCAGCGGAGATCGGAAAAATAATTGATGCGGTGGACCGGAGTAAAAAAGAAGGGGAACGCAATCGTGCCATCGTCGAAACGCTTTACAGTTGCGGGCTACGTGTTACGGAACTGGTGAACCTGCATGTGTCGGATCTTTTTCTAAAGGAAGGTTATGTGCGTGTAACTGGAAAAGGAAATAAAGAACGGCTGGTTCCAATTGGAAGACACGCTGTAAAACATATCAAGCTATATCTTGGCCGATCGAGAGTTCACATAAAAATAAAAAAAGGAGAAGAAGACATCCTGTTCCTCAACCGCAATGGAAAACGACTCACGCGCGTAATGATCTTCACCATTATCAAAATTCTTGCAGCAAGCGCCGGAATAAAAAAAATAATTTCTCCGCACACTTTCCGGCATTCATTCGCCACACATCTTGTCGAAGGCGGCGCCGATCTGCGCGCGGTGCAGGAAATGCTTGGACATGAATCCATAACTACCACTGAAATTTACACGCACCTCGACCGCACATTTCTCCGTGAACAAATAATTAAATTTCATCCGAGAAACTAATTTATTTTTTTGGAATCATATTTTTTCATTCAACGCTTCTTCCGCAACTTTTTCTTCTATAAAGTGCGCATCGTTCCCGAGATATTTTTCCACCATCCAGTGGCCAAGATAAATGAGAGGCGTAAGCCCGATAGCGATCATCAATTTGAAAAAATAATTTGTAATTCCTACTGACCAGAATTGCGACATGGAAAATGTTCCGGGAATAACAAATGCAATGTAAAGCACAACAAAAGAATCGACGAGCTGCGAGATAACGGTGGAACCTGTTGAGCGGAGCCAAATCATTTTTCCTCCTGTGCGTTTCCGGAAAAACCAGAATACAAATGAATCGACCAACTGGCCAATGATAAATGCAGTGATGCTGCCGGCAATGATCCATTGCGATTGTCCGAATACACGATTGAACTGCTCGTCATTCGCAACATTCGGTTTCCAGTGCGGGCCGGCGTTCGCAGGTGGCGGCGGAACAAATGCATGCGGCAGCATAGCAATGTAAACGATGACAAAACACAATGCGATCATGAAAGCAGTGAGAAAAGAAACACTCCGCAGAACTTTAGGCCCGTAAAATTCATTGATCGTATCCGTCACAAGAAAAACAACCGGCCAGGGAATGATTCCGATGATGGAAACGAAAGACCCGATCTCGAATGAACCGATGTGAATATGCGCAACAAATAATTTAGAACTCACGAGTTCGGCAGTGATCGCGCTCGTGAGAAAAATTGCGAAAAGAATAATAAGAAGTTTTGTTCTCCGGTCCATCAGTTCAAAGTTAAAAATCCGCGGATGGCCCCAATAATATTTCCGAGTTGCTCATCCGTAATGCAATACGGCGGCAACACGTAGATCACATTTCCCAATGGCCGAAGAATGATCCCCTGCTTCGGAAAAAATTCATTTACTTTTTCTGCAATAGGATTCAGGTATTCCGTCTTTCCTTCCGTTTTCAATTCAAGAGCGAAAACAGCGCCGCAACTTCTTGCTGAAATTATTTCCGGATGAACAGAAAATTCCTTTACCCATTCCGAAAAAACAGCAGCGATCTCCCCTACCCGTTTCAGTGTATTTTCTTTTTCAAAAATTTCCAGCGACGCAAGCGCGGCCGTACATGCGAGCGGGTTGCCCGTGTAGGAATGTCCGTGAAAAAAAGTTTTTGATTTATCATCAGTGCGAAATGCGGAATGAATTTCTTCCGTGCATAAAGTTGCTCCGAGCGGAAGAAATCCACCGGTAAGTCCTTTTGAAAGACAAATAATATCCGGTTTTGTTTCGCAGTGATCAGTGGCGAACATTTTTCCGGTTCTCCCGAAACCCGTCATCACTTCATCTGCAATGGTGATGATATTCTTCTCCATGCATCTCCACACTAATTCATCGAGTGCAGATGCATCGTACATCACCATTCCTCCTGCTCCCTGTATCATCGGTTCGAAAATAAATGCCGCTGTATTTTCATCCATATAATTTTTCAGCGCATCAATACTTCTTTTCTCATTTCCTTTCACCGGAACAGGAATAGCAATAACATCGAAAAGCAATTCTTCAAAAGCATTCGTAAAAATAGTGCGGGCGCCTACAGACATGCTGCCGAACGTATCGCCATGGTATCCATTTTCAAAAGCGATGATCTTTGTTTTCGCTTTTCCTTTATTGCGCCAGTATTGCAAAGCCATTTTCAACGCTACCTCAACAGAAGTAGAACCATCATCAGAATAAAAAACTTTTTTCATTTGCGGAAACTGCGACAATAATTTTTCCGCCAGTTCTACGCCTGGCTTGTGAGTGAAACCGGAAAAAAGAGAATGCTCAAGAATATTCGCCTGCTCAGAAATTTTTTTCGCTATATGCGCGTGCGCGTGTCCGTGTACATTCACCCACCACGACGAGATCGCATCTACGTACGAATTTCCATTCTCATCGAAAAGCAATGCGCCATCTCCTCTCACGATCGTGATCGCCTCATTCGACAATTGAGGAGTGAAAGGATGCCAGACTGAATTTTTATCGCGTTCGGAGATCGTCTTCGCCATGATTCAAAATTCAGGATTTAAATATTCAAGATCCATGAAAATATTTTTTTCAAGAGATCAGAATTTTGAATTGAATTACAAATTATCACTGAACTGTTTCGCGTATCTCGACACCACTTCTTTGTTGATCACCGCTTCCTTATTGATCCGGCCGAGGAATTTCAGATTGCTGTAGGAAAGTACAATCTCTTCTGAGAGTTTGTGCGGTGCGCCGTTAAATACAAGTCCGAGCACAGGAATATTCCGGAAGCGGAGTGCATCAATGGAGAGTAAAGAATGATTGATACTTCCGAGATAATTCTGGATGACGAGCACTACTTCTGCATTTACTTTTTTAATGATGTCCACGATGAACTCTTTATCATTCAACGGCACCATGATGCCGCCTGCTCCTTCGATAATGAGGTGATTGGATGTTTGAGGCGGATTTATATTTTCCAATGAAATGCGAAGCCCTTCGAGTTCAGCAGCGGCGTGCGGAGACATGTATTGCTTGAGCACATAACTTTCCGGGTGAATTACCGTCTTTGTATTCGAAATGTATTTCCTGATTTTATCAGCATCCGTAGAAAAATAACTTCCTGTTTGAATGGGTTTCCAGTAATCTGCCTGGAGCGCTTCACAAAGAATGGATGAAACAACTGTCTTCCCAACATCGGTGCCGATTCCAGTAACAAAAATTCTCTTCATAAACGGGGAAACAGGTGTGAGTCAGTAAATGTCGTAAATAGATTTGTTTCTGTCAACTTTACATTTTACGCGGAAAGATGCTGAATAAGCAGGCCGATATCTTCTTTTGAGTTGAAACTATGAAGAATGATGCGGAGCCGTTCTTTTCCTTCTGCGACCGTCGGGGAAAGAATGGCGCGCACATCGAGTTTTTTTTCACGGCATTTTTCCATCACCGCTTTTACATTTTCATTTCCCGGAATGATCATACTCTGAATTGCCGAACCGGATCGCACATGGCCAGGAAAACAGCGTGATGCTTCTTCGCTGAAATGAAAAATATTTTTTCGGAGGAGATCGCGCAATTCCGATTGAGCTGAAACAAATTCAACAGCACATCGCATCACATGAATATCATGAACGGGCAATGCAGTTGTAAAAATGAAAGGCCTCGAAAAGTTGACCAGGTATTCACGCAAAACCGTGGAGCATGCAACGAACGCACCATGACATCCCATTGCTTTTCCGAAGGTGTAAAGCCGCGCAAATATTTTTTCATGCAATCCTGTTTCGACGGCAAGTCCTTCGCCGTTTTTTCCTGCTAATCCCGTGCTGTGCGCTTCATCAAGGATCAGTGACGCATTTTTTTCTTCACACAATTCCACCATTTCTTCCAGTGGGCAAGAATCGCCGTCCATCGAATAAAAAGATTCTACAGCAACAAAAATATTTCCCTCGGCACGATCCATCAATTCACGAAGATGATCAACATCATTATGCCGGAAACTCCACGCCCTTGCATTCGAGAGGCGGATTCCATCACGGACAGAAGCGTGTATCAACTCATCATAAAGTACGGTATCTCCTTTTTGCGGAACACATCCGAATATACCACAGTTGGCTGCGAATCCAGAATTGAAGATCAATCCTGATCCTGACCTGAAATGTTGCGCGAAAAAATTCTCGGTTTTTTCTATGAACTCAGAATCTCCGGAAAGAAGACGCGATCCGCCAGAACCGAAAAGTTGTGCGGAACCAAGTGACTTTCCTTTTTCTTCCACGTAATTTCTGAATTCAGCCGAACGTGCCAAGCCGAGATAATCATTGGAAGAAAAATCAATAAGAGAGTGATCGAAAGGAATTAATTTGCGGAGGGAATTTGTTTTCCGGCGTTCATCGAGCGCAGCAACAATGCGTTCTTCAACCGGCGCGATCTTCTGTGTTCTCACTTGTAGGGATCGGACATGGAAGGATCGATTCGAATGCCGATCATTCCACTATACGTAAAAATATTATGTATGACCACTCCGCCCGGATCCACAGCAGGATTCTTGAAATATTTATATTCTCCCATGGGTTGAATGAAAAGAAAAACCCCGGGATAAATCTGTATATCGCCAACGGGGCTCAGCGTGATGAACATACTGTTTGCAAGAGCATCGGCACCGAAGAGATTGATGCGGTCCACATTATTGAAACTGAAAAATCCGAATCTTCCATTGGCGCTCAATGAAAATTTGGAGCGGGCTTCGGGCCAGAAAGGAAATTCGAATTGTGCAAAAATCTTATCGAAACGGAAACTCTCGTCGTACAATACTACTTTGCTGGTAGTAATAGTAGATTTCAGTTCCAGTTTTGTGAGATAGAATTTCTCAAAATTCATTCCGAGTCCGAGACGGAAATTCTGAACCGGGCAAAGTACATTCACATCGTAGAAAGTGGTGGCATTGTTCGCACGGAATTTGAAAGATCCTGATTCAATCTGTGCTCCCTGCTTGTCATAGATGGATGATTTGGAAAGATCGGAATACCAATATGCTTTTCCTACACCATAGCCAACAGAAAGAAAATACTTCTCTTTATTCATGCTCGGTTCCGTGTACCAGTTCATGTGAAACTGCGCGTGCACACATGCGAACAGGCCAAGAGAGAAAATAAAAGTGGTAAGTAATTTCTTTTTCAAAATATTTTTTTTCAGTTGTTAGCGGTAACTTCTGATTCAGTCATTGATTTATTTTTTCGATACTTGAAAGCTTCGCGTGAAAATAATCCGAGCGTTTCGAGCAATTGTTGGTCTTCGCTGAACGCAGGATTCGGCGTGGTCAATAATTTATCTCCGGCGAAAATTGAATTCGCTCCGGCGAGAAAACAAAACGCCTGCGTTTCTTCATTCATCTGCATTCTTCCTGCAGATAAACGAACAACAGAACGTGGCATTACAATTCTTGTCGTCGCTACCATACGGATCATTTCCCAGGAGGAAACCGGTTTTTGATCTTCGAGCGGAGTTCCTGCAACAGGAACCAGCGCATTAATAGGAACAGATTCCGGATGAGGATTAAGTCCGCTCAGTGTTCTCAGCATTCCGAGACGATCTTCGATACGCTCTCCCATTCCAATAATTCCGCCTGAACAAATGGTCATTCCCGCTTTGCGCACATGCCTGAGTGTTTTCAAACGATCATCAAAAGTGCGCGTGGTGATGATATCGTTATAAAATTCTTCCGATGTATCGAGATTATGATTGTAGGCATACACGCCCGCCTGCGCGAGTTTCTGTGCCTGTTCCTCCGTGAGCATTCCCAATGTGCAACACACTTCCATTCCTTCATTATTGATCGCCTTCACCATTTCGAGCACACTGTCAAAATCTTTATTGTCGCGAACCTCGCGCCACGCAGCGCCCAAACACATGCGCGATGCACCTCCGGCTTTTGCATTTTTACTCGCAGTGATCACTTCATTCACCGGAAGGATCTTCTGAACTTTTACTTCGGTATTATATTTTGCAGATTGAGGACAGTAACCGCAATCTTCACTGCAACCACCGGTTTTGATCGAAAGCAATGAACTGACCTGGACCTCTTGTGGATCGAAAAATTCCCGGTGAACAGTTGCGGCTTTATATACCAATTCCAAAAGCGGAGTATGATAAAGCTTAAGTAATTCTGCCGGAGTCCAGTTATGCCGTATTGGGCTCATTGTGAGATTACCAAAGATAAGAAAATTGACTTCGGTTTGACATGGGTTCCAAAGGTACTTATTAAGCATGGAGTCTTAAATTTGATTCAGCATCGGAAGAAGATATTTCTTTTATTTACCGGTGAATAACTTCAATCATTTTCATTATGCGAATCGATATTATTTCTGTTGTGCCTGATCTTCTTAAAAGTCCGTTTGAACATTCCATTCTGCAGCGTGCACAGGCAAAAAAAATCGCGGAAGTTCACCTCATCAATCTGCGTGATTATGCAACAGACAAATACAAATCGGTGGACGATTATGCATTCGGCGGAGGAGCCGGAATGGTAATGAAAATAGAACCGATAGCAGCGTGCATTGAGGATCTGAAAAATAAACGCAGCTACGATGAAATAATTTATATGTCGCCCGATGGAGAAATACTGGATCAGAAAATGGCGAATACTTTTTCAACAAAAAAAAATATCATCATCCTGTGCGGGCATTACAAGGGCGTTGACGAGCGCGTGCGCGAACATTTCATCACAAAAGAAATTTCCATTGGTAATTATGTGCTTTCAGGTGGAGAATTAGCTGCCGCTGTTCTCGCAGATTCTATTATCCGTTTGATCCCTGGCGTTCTGAATGATGAAACTTCTGCTTTATCTGATTCTTTCCAGGACGGATTGATTGCGCCGCCGGTTTACACTCGTCCCGCTGAATTCAGAGGATGGAAAGTTCCCGGCATTTTACTCTCCGGACACGAAGAAAATATTAATAAGTGGAGGTACGATGAATCGGTAAAGAGGACGAAAGAAAGACGGCCGGATCTGCTCGGATGATTGGTGATTGAAAAGTTGAAGTTTCCTTTTTCCCCGAATAGAAATTGGCATCATTACTTGTAAAAAAAACCTATATTTGCCGTCCATTTTCGAAACAATCTAAAAACTACAGTCATGAATCTCTTGCAATATGCTGAAAAGCAATTGGTTGTAAAAGTAAACCATCCCGATTTCAGAGGAGGCGATACGGTAACCGTTCATTATAAAATCAAAGAGGGCGATAAAGAACGCGTTCAGAATTATACCGGTGTTGTTATTCAGCGCCGCGGACAAGGTGCAGTAGAAACTTTCACCGTTCGCAAAATGTCGAACGGCGTGGGTGTTGAACGTATTTTCCCTGTGAATTCTCCTTACATCGAGCAGATCGAAGTGAAGAAAAAAGGAGTGGTTCGCCGCGCAAGAATTTATTATCTGCGCAATCTCACCGGAAAGAAAGCCCGCATTCAGGAAAAGATCCAGATGACAGAAACGGAAACAGAAACTCCGGCAGAAGCATAATTTCACACACACACACGAAGAGAGTCCGGAATTTATTTCG
It encodes the following:
- the xerD gene encoding site-specific tyrosine recombinase XerD, translating into MSWKSEIGGFKNYLKLERSLSPNSIESYLHDVNKLVQFLEYRKISASPSEIKTEHIAEFLKWINELGMQATSQSRILSGLRTFYSYLLLENMVQEDPTDLVDAPRIARKLPDVLSAAEIGKIIDAVDRSKKEGERNRAIVETLYSCGLRVTELVNLHVSDLFLKEGYVRVTGKGNKERLVPIGRHAVKHIKLYLGRSRVHIKIKKGEEDILFLNRNGKRLTRVMIFTIIKILAASAGIKKIISPHTFRHSFATHLVEGGADLRAVQEMLGHESITTTEIYTHLDRTFLREQIIKFHPRN
- a CDS encoding 8-amino-7-oxononanoate synthase, translating into MAPVEERIVAALDERRKTNSLRKLIPFDHSLIDFSSNDYLGLARSAEFRNYVEEKGKSLGSAQLFGSGGSRLLSGDSEFIEKTENFFAQHFRSGSGLIFNSGFAANCGIFGCVPQKGDTVLYDELIHASVRDGIRLSNARAWSFRHNDVDHLRELMDRAEGNIFVAVESFYSMDGDSCPLEEMVELCEEKNASLILDEAHSTGLAGKNGEGLAVETGLHEKIFARLYTFGKAMGCHGAFVACSTVLREYLVNFSRPFIFTTALPVHDIHVMRCAVEFVSAQSELRDLLRKNIFHFSEEASRCFPGHVRSGSAIQSMIIPGNENVKAVMEKCREKKLDVRAILSPTVAEGKERLRIILHSFNSKEDIGLLIQHLSA
- the bioB gene encoding biotin synthase BioB — its product is MSPIRHNWTPAELLKLYHTPLLELVYKAATVHREFFDPQEVQVSSLLSIKTGGCSEDCGYCPQSAKYNTEVKVQKILPVNEVITASKNAKAGGASRMCLGAAWREVRDNKDFDSVLEMVKAINNEGMEVCCTLGMLTEEQAQKLAQAGVYAYNHNLDTSEEFYNDIITTRTFDDRLKTLRHVRKAGMTICSGGIIGMGERIEDRLGMLRTLSGLNPHPESVPINALVPVAGTPLEDQKPVSSWEMIRMVATTRIVMPRSVVRLSAGRMQMNEETQAFCFLAGANSIFAGDKLLTTPNPAFSEDQQLLETLGLFSREAFKYRKNKSMTESEVTANN
- the rplS gene encoding 50S ribosomal protein L19, with amino-acid sequence MNLLQYAEKQLVVKVNHPDFRGGDTVTVHYKIKEGDKERVQNYTGVVIQRRGQGAVETFTVRKMSNGVGVERIFPVNSPYIEQIEVKKKGVVRRARIYYLRNLTGKKARIQEKIQMTETETETPAEA
- a CDS encoding DUF4349 domain-containing protein gives rise to the protein MKTALLPLAFFSLFIFSCGEGDHSPNRNVSGVNVKLDSSSKTNRFVPYKNNVFQTQNGKDRSTMYTDQTEISNKPSDQQQNIINSGIADENNFKAYFTTSAARVNKLDSTHRFIRTADIKFRAKDVANATYDVEDITTHFGGYVADTKLQSEMTSNTIIPVSADSSLQTIHYVVSNQVTLRVPYRKLDSLLRSLVPLVDYLDYRNVNTNDITLDLLANDLAQKRISNYNARLASDIDNKGSKLPDVQSAEDALLQQQENSDNSLVENLRMQDRIDYSTVTLNIYQPETVRQDLIKREKTVDAYEPSFGNRIGESFGGGWKGLQVFITAIVILWPVWIFGAAFFFGLKYLLNRKRSAK
- a CDS encoding 4Fe-4S dicluster domain-containing protein, producing the protein MAIKITDECINCGACEPECPNNAIYEGGAEWRFADGTSLKGMVTSKNGTNADADSAQTPVSMDLYYIVPDKCTECKGFHDEPQCAAVCPVDCCVDDEDHRETPEELLAKKQWLHL
- the bioA gene encoding adenosylmethionine--8-amino-7-oxononanoate transaminase is translated as MAKTISERDKNSVWHPFTPQLSNEAITIVRGDGALLFDENGNSYVDAISSWWVNVHGHAHAHIAKKISEQANILEHSLFSGFTHKPGVELAEKLLSQFPQMKKVFYSDDGSTSVEVALKMALQYWRNKGKAKTKIIAFENGYHGDTFGSMSVGARTIFTNAFEELLFDVIAIPVPVKGNEKRSIDALKNYMDENTAAFIFEPMIQGAGGMVMYDASALDELVWRCMEKNIITIADEVMTGFGRTGKMFATDHCETKPDIICLSKGLTGGFLPLGATLCTEEIHSAFRTDDKSKTFFHGHSYTGNPLACTAALASLEIFEKENTLKRVGEIAAVFSEWVKEFSVHPEIISARSCGAVFALELKTEGKTEYLNPIAEKVNEFFPKQGIILRPLGNVIYVLPPYCITDEQLGNIIGAIRGFLTLN
- a CDS encoding acyl-CoA reductase, with the translated sequence MRQRIGSIDQWSSAVKNVMEQNTATPAQKKLLSLAENYHQINGWFTKENILHRLNCIATCLKKETIEKWLKNYSGNENIPSKNIVVILAGNIPFAGFDDLLCVLLSGNIFTGKLSSNDKILLPALVELLAEIDPSLAAKISFTEKKISSADAVIATGSNNSSRYFEHYFSEYPHIIRRNRNGIAVLNGNETETELQLLGEDVFRYFGLGCRSVSKIFVPEEYDFSLFFESIVDRGEAMMACSKYMNNYDYHKTIYLLNNEKLLDNNFLVLKNDIGISSPAGVLFYENYSSFPELEKKLGAGRELIQCIVSGSLTGLATIPFGTAQQTLPWNYADDVDVMDFLLKLH
- a CDS encoding queuosine precursor transporter, producing MDRRTKLLIILFAIFLTSAITAELVSSKLFVAHIHIGSFEIGSFVSIIGIIPWPVVFLVTDTINEFYGPKVLRSVSFLTAFMIALCFVIVYIAMLPHAFVPPPPANAGPHWKPNVANDEQFNRVFGQSQWIIAGSITAFIIGQLVDSFVFWFFRKRTGGKMIWLRSTGSTVISQLVDSFVVLYIAFVIPGTFSMSQFWSVGITNYFFKLMIAIGLTPLIYLGHWMVEKYLGNDAHFIEEKVAEEALNEKI
- the bioD gene encoding dethiobiotin synthase, giving the protein MKRIFVTGIGTDVGKTVVSSILCEALQADYWKPIQTGSYFSTDADKIRKYISNTKTVIHPESYVLKQYMSPHAAAELEGLRISLENINPPQTSNHLIIEGAGGIMVPLNDKEFIVDIIKKVNAEVVLVIQNYLGSINHSLLSIDALRFRNIPVLGLVFNGAPHKLSEEIVLSYSNLKFLGRINKEAVINKEVVSRYAKQFSDNL
- the trmD gene encoding tRNA (guanosine(37)-N1)-methyltransferase TrmD gives rise to the protein MRIDIISVVPDLLKSPFEHSILQRAQAKKIAEVHLINLRDYATDKYKSVDDYAFGGGAGMVMKIEPIAACIEDLKNKRSYDEIIYMSPDGEILDQKMANTFSTKKNIIILCGHYKGVDERVREHFITKEISIGNYVLSGGELAAAVLADSIIRLIPGVLNDETSALSDSFQDGLIAPPVYTRPAEFRGWKVPGILLSGHEENINKWRYDESVKRTKERRPDLLG